The Oryzihumus leptocrescens sequence AAGGACCTCGGCTTCACCCACGTCGAGTTCATGCCGGTGATGGAGCACCCCTACGGGCCGTCCTGGGGCTACCAGGTCACCGGCTACTACGCCCCGACGTCCCGCTTCGGCTCCCCCGACGAGTTCCGCCACCTCGTGGACATGCTGCACCGCAACGGGATCGGCGTGATCCTCGACTGGGTGCCGGCGCACTTCCCCAAGGACGCGTTCGCCCTGGCCCGGTTCGACGGCCAGGCCCTCTACGAGCACCCCGACCCGCGCCGCGGCGACCAGCCGGACTGGGGCACCCACGTGTTCGACTTCGGCCGGCCGCAGGTGCGCAACTTCCTCGTCGCCAACGCCCTCTACTGGCTCGAGGAGTTCCACGTCGACGGCCTGCGGGTGGACGCGGTCGCCTCGATGCTCTACCTCGACTACTCCCGCGAGGAGGGGCAGTGGTCGCCGAACGTCTACGGCGGGCGTGAGCACCTCGAGGCGGTGCAGTTCCTCCAGGAGACCAACGCCACGGCATACAAGCGGGTGCCGGGGGTCGTGACGATCGCCGAGGAGTCCACCTCGTGGCCGGGCGTGAGCCGGCCGACCCACCTCGGCGGCCTCGGCTTCGGGCTGAAGTGGAACATGGGCTGGATGCACGACTCGCTGGAGTACATGCACCACGAGCCGGTGCACCGGCAGTACCACCACCACCAGATGACGTTCTCGCTGATGTACGCCTGGAGCGAGAACTTCGTGCTGCCGATCAGCCACGACGAGGTCGTCTACGGCAAGGGCTCGCTGCTGCGCAAGATGCCCGGCGACCGGTGGCAGCAGCTGGCCAACCTGCGCGCCTACCTGGCGACGATGTGGTCCCACCCGGGCAAGCAGCTGGTCTTCATGGGCGCCGAGTTCGCCCAGGAGGGTGAGTGGGCCGACGGGCGCAGCCTGGACTGGTGGCTGCTGGACCAGCCGGCGCACTACGGCGTGCACTCACTGGTCCGGGACATGAACGCCCTCTACGCGTCGCGGCCGGCGCTGTGGCAGCTCGACCACAGCCCCGAGGGGTTCCAGTGGATCGACGCCAACGACGCGGCCGGCAACACGTTCTCCTGGCTGCGTTTCGGCGCCGCCGAAGCGGCCGGTGAGCGCCCCGTGGTCGCCAACATCGTCAACTTCAGCGGCGCCCCGCACCACCGCTACCGGGTCGGCCTGCCGCACCCGGGCCGGTGGAACGAGGTGCTCAACACCGACGCCTCCGGCTACGGCGGCTCCGGCGTGGGCAACCTCGGCGCGGTCGAGGCCGAGGAGGTGCCCTGGCACGGGCAGCCGTACTCCGCGGTGCTGACCCTGCCCCCGCTCGGCGCCCTGTGGCTCGAGCCCGACACCAGCACGAGGAAGGGCACCCGATGAACGACCCTCGCGCCGGCAGCCCGGCCCAGCCCACGGACCTCGTCGACGTCGCGCACCTGGTGACGGCCTACTACACCGGCTCCCCCGACCCGAGCGACCCCGACCAGCGGGTCGCCTTCGGCACCTCCGGGCACCGGGGCAGCAGCCTGCGCACCGCGTTCAACGAGGCGCACATCCTGGCCACGACGCAGGCGATCTGCGACTACCGGCGCGAGCAGGGCTATGACGGCCCGCTCTTCCTCGGGCGCGACACCCACGGGCTGTCCGAGCCGGCCTGGTCCTCGGCGCTGGAGGTGCTGGCCGCCAACGACGTGACCGCCCTGGTCGACGAGCGCGACGGCTACACCCCCACCCCGGCGGTGTCCCACGCCATCCTGCGGGCCAACCGGGGCAAGGGCGCCGGCGCGGCCGGCCTGGCCGACGGCATCGTCGTCACGCCCTCGCACAACCCGCCCAGCGACGGCGGCTTCAAGTACAACCCGCCCAACGGCGGACCCGCCGACACCGACGCCACCTCGGTCATCGCCGACCGGGCCAACGCCCTCATCGAGGCGGGGCTCGACGGCGTGCGCCGGATCCCCTTCGCCCGGGCCCGGAAGGCGGCGCAGGCCTACGACTTCCTCGGCACCTACGTCGACGACCTGCCCCACGTCGTGGACCTCGCGCGCGTCCGCGAGGCCGGGGTCCGCATCGGCGCCGACCCGCTCGGCGGCGCGAGCGTGGCCTACTGGGGCGAGATCGCCGACCGGCACGGCCTGGACCTGACCGTCGTCAACCCGCTGGTCGACGCCACCTGGCGCTTCATGACCCTCGACTGGGACGGCAAGATCCGCATGGACTGCTCCTCCCCCTCGGCCATGGCCGGCCTCATCGACCAGCGCAGCGCCTACGACCTGGCGACGGGCAACGACGCCGACGCCGACCGGCACGGCATCGTCACCCCCGACGCCGGGCTGATGAACCCCAACCACTACCTCGCCGTCGCGATCGGCTACCTCTACGGCGGTGGCCGGCCCAACTGGTCGCCGACCGCAGCGATCGGCAAGACCCTGGTGTCCTCCTCGATGATCGACCGGGTCGCCGAGTCCGTCGGGCGCACCCTCACCGAGGTGCCCGTCGGTTTCAAGTGGTTCGTCCCGGGGCTGATCGACGGCTCGATCGCCTTCGGCGGCGAGGAGTCCGCGGGGGCGTCGTTCCTGCGCTTCGACGGCTCGGTGTGGACCACCGACAAGGACGGCATCATCCTGGCCCTGCTCGCCTCGGAGATTCTCGCCGCGACCGGGCGCACCCCCAGCGAGCACTACGCCGACCTGACCGCCCGCTTCGGCGACCCCGCCTACGCCCGCGTCGACGCGCCGGCCAACCGCGAGGAGAAGGCCCGGCTCGGCGCGCTCTCACCCGAGGCGGTGAAGGCAGAAACCCTTGCGGGGGAGGCGATCACGGCCCGGCTGACCACGGCTCCCGGCAACGGCGCGAAGATCGGCGGCCTCAAGGTCACCACCGAGAACGCCTGGTTCGCCGCCCGGCCGTCGGGCACCGAGGACGTCTACAAGATCTACGCCGAGTCCTTCAAGGGGCCCGACCACCTGGCCCAGGTGCAGGCCGAGGCCCGCGAGGTGGTCTCCGCCGCGCTCGCCGGCTGAGCCAACCCGGTATGCCGGGTGGTCGCCTCCCCGGAGGCCGCCACCCGGCATACCCGCGTCTGGCCGCACCCCGCCCCGACCCGGCCCCTCGCTTCGCCCGCCGACCCCGGAGGTGCCACACCGACCCGCGGGGCGACCATGGGGTCGCCGCGACGGAACCGTGGGTGGCGGACGGATCGAGCGTCGGCTGGCGAGTCAGGGCCGGCGGCTACCAGCCCCGGGCCGCTGAGAGCAGGTGCTCACGCACCGCGTCGACGTGGGGCTGGCGCCCGGAGCCGGCCCGGGTCGCCAGGTAGAGGGTGTTGATGGGGGGCACCACCGGGTCCAGCAGGAGCACCAGCGAGCCGGCCGCGAGCTGCCCCGCGCACAGGTAGCGCGGCAGGACGGTGATGCCGGCTCCGGCCTCGGTGGCGGCCATGACGGCGCGCAGGTCCGGGACCACCACGCTGGCGTCGCCGCCGGGCCGGGCATCGAACACGCTGCGCCAGTAGCGGCGGATCAGCGGCAGGTCCTCGGCGTAGGCGACCAGCGGGACCCCGGCCAGGCGGGCCGGCCCTTCCCGGGCGAGCCTGGCGCGGTCGACCCGGGAGGCACGCGAGGGGGCGGCGACCAGGACCAGCTCCTCGTCGGTCAACGGCGCCGCGGTCACCCCGCGCACCCGCGGCCGGATGGTCGAGATGACCAGGTCGAAGCGCCCGGAGGGCAGGCCGTCGAGCAGGTCCTGGCTCAGGCCCAGGCTGGTGCGCAGCCGCAGCCCCCTGGTCACCAGCCCGGCCAGGGCGGGCAGCACCAGGGCTGCGGTCAGCTCCGCCGGACCGGCCAGGTGCACCGGCCTGGCCCAGGTCTCCGGTGAGGCGAGTCCGCGGTCCGCGACGGCCTCCAGGGCATCCAGCGGTGCCGCCACCTGCGCGGCCAGCTCCTCGGCGACCGTCGTCGGGGCGACCCCGCGGGGCAGCCTGACGAACAGCTGCTGGCCCAGCTGCTCCTCCAGCGCGCGCAGGTGCGCCGTCACCGTGGGCTGGGACAGCCCGGACTGCGCGGCGGCCCCGGTCAGCGTGCCGGCCCGGTAGACCGCCAGGAACGTTCGCAGCAGGTGCAGGTCCACGCCGGGTCCCTCCCTCGGACACCCATCAGGATCCTGATGGGTGTGATTGATCTGCCTGGTGGAGAGGCTATGGCAGTTCGGCCTACCGTGGTCCGTGGACGCGGGTCGAGACCGACCCGCCCGGACCAAGGAGGAGACACCGTGCCCGACACGAAGAAGATCCTGATCGCACTCACCAGCCACGAGGCGCTGGGCGACACCGGTCGGACCACGGGGTTCTACCTGTCGGAGGCGGCGCACCCGTGGAAGGTGTTCACCGAGGCCGGCTTCACCGTGGACCTCGTGTCGGTGGCCGGCGGCCAGCCTCCGGTCGACGGCAAGGACCTCGACGACCCGATCCAGGACGCCTTCCTCAAGGACCCGCAGGTCGCCGCCAAGCTGGCCTCGACGCCCCGCGCGGCGGAGGTCGCCGCGGCTGACTACGACGCGATCTTCTACGCCGGCGGCCACGGCGTGATGTGGGACTTCCCCCAGGACGCCGCCCTGGCCGGCCTGGCCCGGGACATCTACGAGGCCGGCGGCGTCGTCGCCGCGGTCTGCCACGGCCCCGCCGGCCTGGTCAACGTGACCCTGTCCGACGGCTCCCACCTCGTCGACGGCAAGGCCGTCGCCGGCTTCACCAACGAGGAGGAGGAGGCAGTCGGCCTCACCGACGTCGTGCCGTTCCTGCTGCAGAGCACCCTGGAGGAGCGCGGCGCCAAGCACAGCGGCGGCGCCGACTTCGAGGCCCACGTCGTCGTCGACGGGCGTCTGGCCACCGGGCAGAACCCGGCGTCGGCCACCGGCGTGGCCGAGGCCGTCGTCGACCTGCTCAAGGCCTGAGCGGTGGCCGGCACCACCCCCGGCCAGGTGGTCGTCATCGCCCGCTGGCTGCCCCGGCCCGGTGCCGAGTCAGCCGTCACGGAGGCGCTGCCCGCGCTGGTCCGCGCCTCTCGTGCCGAGCCCGGCTGCCTGGGCTACCAGGCGCTGCCCGACCCCGAGACCGGCGGCTTCCTGCTCCTCGAGCGCTACGCCGACGAGGCGGCGCTGGACGAGCACCGCGCGAGCGCGCACTTCCAGCAGCTGGTGCTGGGTCAGCTCGTGCCGCTGCTCGCCGAGCGCGACGTCACCGTCTGCACCACCACCTGAGCCCCGGTATGCCGGGTGGTCGCCTCCGCGGGGAGGTGACCACCCGGCTTACCCGTGTGTTCGGCACCGCGGCCCCGACCGGCGGCACCCCGCGCCTCAGCGGGCGAGCCGCGCATCCTCGTCCTTGACCCACATCCCGAGCAGCCCGCGGAAGTGGGCGAGGAACTGCTCCTGCTCGTGCGCGGGGTAGGTCGAGCGCACCGTCGAGGCGAGCAGGGTGTCGAAGTCCGGCGACTGCACCCACTCCAGGACCATCTCGTCGACGTCGGGCAGCGCGCTGCCGCAGAACTCCTGGTAGCGCACGGTGTCGAAGTGCTCGTCGGCCAGGCGTTGGTACTCCACGAGCCTGGCCTCGTAGCCCAGCAGCGGGTCGTCGGCGACGACGAACCACGGGTCGAGGTCGACCTGGGTGCGGGCCCGCCGCCCGGTGACCAGGCAGAACGCCGACCACTTCAGCAGCGCCTTCATCGCCCACGGGAAGTAGTAGTGCAGCGAGGTCACGGCCACGTCGGGACAGGCGTTGGCGTAGTCGATCGGGTAGACCACCCCGTCCTTGACGAGCATCTCGCAGGAGTTGAACTCCCACCGGAAGAACGCGTTGACGGTCTGCGCGATGGTCCGTACCTCGGCACCCACGGCGGGCGAGAGGAAGTCGTGCGACACGGCATACCGGTTGTGCATGGGCTCGTCCGGCCGGAAGTTCATCACCATCGTCTCGGGCCCGATGGTCAGCGCCCGGGCGAAGACGTCGAAGCCGTCGACCGCCTTCTGCAGGTGCATGAGCATCTCGCCCGAGTCGTCGTAGGCGCGGTGCAGGTCGCCCCGGTCGCGGATCATCGACACGCCGCGCCAGGCGCCACCGTCGAACGGCTTCATGAACAGCGGGTAGCCGACCGACTCCGCCACCGCATCGAGGTCGAACGCCTTGTTGTAGCGCGCCGAGGTGTAGGCCCAGCGGACGTTGTCGACCGGGTGCTTGTAGGGCACGAGCACGGTCTCGGGCACGTGCATGCCCAGGCGCATCAGGGCGCAGTAGGCCGAGTGCTTCTCCATGGCCTGGAACGTGAACGGCGAGTTCAGCAGGTAGACGTCGTCCATCAGCGCGACCTTCTTGAGCCACTCGCGCGGGTGGTAGTACCAGTGCGCCAGCCGGTCGATCACGAGGTCCTGGCGCGGGGTGTCGCGCAGGTTGAACGGCTCGATGGTGACCCGCTCGGTGGCGAAGGAGTGCTCCTGGCCACCCGGGTCACGCACCACCCCCAGCCGCCGGACCAGCGCCTCGAACGCCGTGGGCCAGTCCTCCTCCGCCCCCAGCAGCAGGCCGATCAGATGCGTCGTCGCGCTCCCCATGCCCTCTCCTCACACGAACCGCGGCAGGTGGTGTCCCAGCTGCCGTTGCCACCAGGGCCAGTCGTGGGCGCTGTCGCTGCCCCAGACGTCGAGCTGGTGGGTGATCCCTTTGTCCCGCAACAGCTCCCCGAAGCGCAGCGTGGACGGCAGCGCACCGGTCGGGTGGGTCTCCCACTGGCCCTCCCCGCAGACGAGCAGCACCGACAGCCGCGAGCGCAGCCAGTCCAGGTGCTCGCCGTGCAGGTGGGCGACGTAGTCGGTGGGGTTGGCGAAGTAGGCCTCCTGCCCCCGTTCCCCCCAGGCGTGCCACTGCCCGACGTCGTAGTTGCCGGACAGGCCGATCGCCAGCGGGGCGAGGTCGGCGCGCTGGAAGGCGAAGTGCACCGCGTGGTAGGCCCCCATCGACGCCCCGAGAGTGATGAGGTCGTGCCGGCCGCCGAGCTGGTCGAAGACCCACGGCACGGCGGCCTGCTCCAGCCAGGCGTGGTAGGCCCCGTGCCGCCGGGCTCGCTCCTCCAGCGACAGCGACCCGTCGGACCAGGTCAGCGCGTCGAGGGAGTCCACGCAGAAGAACGACACCCGGCCGGCGTCGAGCAGCCACTGGACCGGCTCCAGCATGCCGCGCTCGGCGAAGTCCTCGGCCCGGCCGCCCTCGCTGGGGAAGACCAGCACCGGCCGGCCCCAGTGGCCATGGCGGACCAGCCCGAGACGGCGGTCCGTGCCCGGGACGGCGAGCTCCACCCGGCCGTCCTGCATGACCTCATCCTCGCGAGATCCAGCAATCCCGCAAGACGTCGGTGAGGTGGGGGTCCAGCGCGTCGCGCCAGGCGGTGTAGTTGTGCAGGTCGGGCACCTCGGCGTGGCGGACCGTGTGCCCCGCCCGGGCGAGGGCCGCCGCCATGGCCCGGTTGTTGGGCGCGTTCTCCTCCAGCGCCCCGCAGGTCAGGCCCACCACGAGCGGGTGGTCGGTATGCCGGGTGCCCAGCACCGCGCGCACCTGGTCCACGATCCGGGGGAACCACGGGAAGTCCTGCTCCATCCCGTCGAGCTCGGCCTGGAAGAAGGAGCCGGACTGGGCGAACACCGCACCGACCGCCGGGGCTCGCAGGGCGGCGAGCAGCGAGGTCAGCCCGCCGAGGCTGGCGCCCATGAGCGCCACCGGGGCGGACACGGCATACCGGCGGGCCAGGGTGGTGAGCACCGGGCCGGTGAGGGTGCGCAGGTACCGCGGCGACCCGGAGTACCACGGGCTGCGCTGCACCGGCTGGAGCAGTGCGACGCGGTGCCGCGGCAGCACCGCGTCGGCGACCTGCACCGCGCAGAACCGGGTCAGTGCGGCCAGCTGGTCGTACTCCGGCCCGTCCTGCACCGCGAGCAGCGGCAGCGGCTCGGCGTCCCCGGCGTCGGCCGGCGACCACACCGTGACCGGGACCGGGTCGGCGGTCTCCCCCGACACCTCGAAGGCGTCGAACCGCCCGGGCACCCCGTCCCGCGCCAGCCACGCCGGCGGGAGGTAGCCCGGCAGCTCGACGACCGAGCGGGCGCCGAACGCCGACTCGACCCGGGCCGGGTTGGCCGGGTCGGTCTGCGTGGCCACCCCGTCGGGGCCGGTCACCGTGAAGGTGTACTCCAGCCGCTGCAGGTCCGGCCGGGGCAGGCGCAGCTCCCACCGCCCGTCCCGGCGCACCAGGTCGCGCGTGCGGGCCGGCAGCACCGAGTCGACGTCGAGCCGCACGGCCGAGAGCCGGTGCTCCGGGTCGGGCAGGCGGAAGCGGATCCAGCGGTCGAGGACCTTGGGCGGGTCCGCCGCGCGCCGGGCGGCAGGGGTCACCGGGAGTGGCTCAGAACAGCGCGCTCATGAGGGCGCCGCGGGCCTTGCGCACCCGCTCGTCGTGGGTGCCCACCACCTCGAACAGCTCGAGGAGGTGCTCGCGCACGGCGTTGCGCTCGTCACCGGAGGTGACCCGGACGAGGTCGACCAGCCGGGCGAAGGCGTCCTCCACGTGACCGCCGAGCACGTCGAGGTCGGCCACCAGGGTCTGGGCGGCGACGTCCTCGGGAGCCGCCGCGGCCGCCGCGCGGGCCGCCTGCAGGTCGGCGCCGGCGGTGCGCCGCATGAGGTTGACCTGGGCCAGGCCGAGCTTGGCGTCGGCGTCGGCGGGGTTCTCCAGCAGGGCCTGCTCGTAGGCCGCCACGGCGGCGTCGAGGTCGTCGCGCTCGATGGCGTCGTAGGCCTCCTGGTGCAGCGGGGGCAGTGGGGCCTCCTGCGCCGGCTCGCCCTCGGGCGCCGGCTCCGACACCTCGACCCGCCCGGTCACGCCGTGCTGCACGGCGAGCTCGAGCAGCTTGCCGATGACCGCCTCGACCTGCTCGCGCGGCTGCACGCCGGCGAACAGCGGCACGGGCTGGCCCTGGACGAGGCCGAGGGCGACCGGCACAGTCTGGACCTGGACCGCCTGCATCAGCGCGCCGGCCAGCCCCGGGCTCGCGTCGGCGTCGACGGAGACCATGCGGAAGCGGCCCTCGGAGGCGCGGGCCACCGACTCCACGAGGTCGGCGAACTCGGCGGTCTCCGGCATGGAGGACGACCACAGGATGACCACGGCCGGCACGGTGACCGAGCCGTTGACCACGGCGGTGAAGGAGTCCTCGGTGGCCTCCACCCGCAGCCCGTCGCCGCCGCGCGCCGGGCCGCCGCCGGGCGCACCCCCGGCGGGGCCGCCCTGCGCCGGGGTCGCCGGCCGGGCGAGGGAGGACAGGTCCACGGCGCCGCGCAGGGCCGCGGCGTTGAAGGGCTGCGAAGTCATGCCGGCATTCTCCCTGATCGGCAGGCGTCGTGGGTCAGGACCCCGAGGCCGAGACGAGGTGCTCGGTCGCGCCGACCAGCGTGGCCTGGCCCGATCCCCTGGGGACGGCGAAGACGACCATCTCCAGGGTGCGCATCGTCGCCTTGCTGGCCAGCTTGGTCTTGCCCGGCACCAGCGTCGTGAACTGCTTGGGCGCGGTCAGCGAGCTGCCCGCCTTCTTCACGGTGAAGGTGTCGGTGCGCTCCAGCACCCCGAAGACCAGGGCGCCGCCGCCGTCCTGCGCGATGGCGTAGACCGAGTCCGGCTGCACCGTGTGCGTCTGCGTGAACGCCGCGTACTTCGACACGTCGGACGCCTGCTGGGCGGCCCCGGCGCGCACCTGGGTGGCGAACCGGTCGTCGGTGTACGGCGGGTTGGTCCCCTTCGCCGCGGGGAAGCTGAGCCCCTTGGCGTAGTCCGTCAGCAGGCTCTGGGGCGAGACGGCCAGGCCCTTGCCGTCGGTGACCAGGCGGGAGCCGCTGGCCAGGGAGGTGAAGGACCGCACGCTGGAGCCCGGGAGCATGGTGGCCGACTCGGCGATGCGGTACGGCGTGCGCGCGTCCGGGGAGGTGAGCACGTGCAGCACCGGCAGGCCGCCCTTGTCCGGAACCGTCTGGACGACGATGACCCGGGGGAAGCCCTCGCCCCGCGGCAGCGCCAGGATCCGGGGCTGCTCGGGGGCGATGGCCGGCGAGTTGCCGCCCACCTGCGGGGCGACGCTGGCGAGGCGCGCATCGGCCACGGCGGCGGTGAGGGCGTTGCCGCTGTAGGCGACGGCCCGGGCCGCCTTGACGTCGCCGGAGCCGGAGCGGGACTGACCGGCCGCGGTGAACACGCGGTCGACGATCCCGCGCGCCTGTGCAGGGGTCACCGAGGCGATGTCGGTGACGGGCGCCGGCGCCTCGTGCACCCCGGCGATGGCCTTGCCGAGCCCACAGCCGGACAGGGACAGGCAGACGGCTGCCGCGGCAGTGATGGTCGCGATGCGGCGGTTCATGCGTCCACCTCCTCGGGGGCGCCGGGGTCGGGTCGGTCGGTCGTGATGACCACGGTGTCGTCGGTGTCCGCAGGGGCGGCACCGCCCGTGGTGCCGCCGCGCCGGAGGCGCTGGGGCAGCAGGTTGGGCCGGTGCTGGTGCCGGCTGCTGCGGCTGGTGGCGCCGGCCTGCGGTGCGGGGGCGGCGGTCAGGTCCTGCCAGAGGAAGAAGCCGGCACCCGCGGCGAGCAGCGCGCCGACGAGCAGCAGCAGCAGCGACAGGAAGAACCAGGTCTTGTGGTGCCAGGCGACCGTCACGTCCACGTCCGGCAGCGGGGCGCCGCCGGGGGCGGCGACGACCAGCGTCTCGGGGCCCTGCCCCTGGGCGACCACGACGCTGGCGGAGCCGCGCTCCTGCTGGCTCACCCGCCATACGTCGGCGGAGGTGACGTCCGGCATCGCGGTGGAGCCGGTCCGCGCGGAGGTCATCGACCCGGCAGGCCAGGAGACCCCCTTCACAGTGGTCCGCCGGGCGTCGCGCAGCACGGCCGCGGCGTCGGAGGCGCCGGCCAGGCCGACCCACAGCGGTCCGCCGTCCTTGCGGGAGACGGTCACCTCGGTCGGGACGTCGAGGGCGTTGAGGACCTTCGGCTCGATGGTGAGCGCCCCGGTCTGGGTCACGCGGGAGCCGAAGGTGGCTCCGCCGGACGGGCCGAGGGTCACGCACAGCCAGAGGCCGAGGATCGCGAGGACAGCGCCCACCACGGCCACCGAGAGGCCGAGGGCGCGTCGTGTCGCAGTGGTCACGATGTCGTCCTTCGTGTCGGGGAACGTGGTCGTGGCGCGCCCCCAGGCACCCGTTATCCGGTCCACCATGGCCCACCCGGGAGGCCGGACACAAATCCATCACGGTCGATCCGCAGCCACCGGTGGCATGATCACG is a genomic window containing:
- a CDS encoding esterase family protein translates to MQDGRVELAVPGTDRRLGLVRHGHWGRPVLVFPSEGGRAEDFAERGMLEPVQWLLDAGRVSFFCVDSLDALTWSDGSLSLEERARRHGAYHAWLEQAAVPWVFDQLGGRHDLITLGASMGAYHAVHFAFQRADLAPLAIGLSGNYDVGQWHAWGERGQEAYFANPTDYVAHLHGEHLDWLRSRLSVLLVCGEGQWETHPTGALPSTLRFGELLRDKGITHQLDVWGSDSAHDWPWWQRQLGHHLPRFV
- the pgm gene encoding phosphoglucomutase (alpha-D-glucose-1,6-bisphosphate-dependent) encodes the protein MNDPRAGSPAQPTDLVDVAHLVTAYYTGSPDPSDPDQRVAFGTSGHRGSSLRTAFNEAHILATTQAICDYRREQGYDGPLFLGRDTHGLSEPAWSSALEVLAANDVTALVDERDGYTPTPAVSHAILRANRGKGAGAAGLADGIVVTPSHNPPSDGGFKYNPPNGGPADTDATSVIADRANALIEAGLDGVRRIPFARARKAAQAYDFLGTYVDDLPHVVDLARVREAGVRIGADPLGGASVAYWGEIADRHGLDLTVVNPLVDATWRFMTLDWDGKIRMDCSSPSAMAGLIDQRSAYDLATGNDADADRHGIVTPDAGLMNPNHYLAVAIGYLYGGGRPNWSPTAAIGKTLVSSSMIDRVAESVGRTLTEVPVGFKWFVPGLIDGSIAFGGEESAGASFLRFDGSVWTTDKDGIILALLASEILAATGRTPSEHYADLTARFGDPAYARVDAPANREEKARLGALSPEAVKAETLAGEAITARLTTAPGNGAKIGGLKVTTENAWFAARPSGTEDVYKIYAESFKGPDHLAQVQAEAREVVSAALAG
- a CDS encoding alpha/beta hydrolase, translating into MTPAARRAADPPKVLDRWIRFRLPDPEHRLSAVRLDVDSVLPARTRDLVRRDGRWELRLPRPDLQRLEYTFTVTGPDGVATQTDPANPARVESAFGARSVVELPGYLPPAWLARDGVPGRFDAFEVSGETADPVPVTVWSPADAGDAEPLPLLAVQDGPEYDQLAALTRFCAVQVADAVLPRHRVALLQPVQRSPWYSGSPRYLRTLTGPVLTTLARRYAVSAPVALMGASLGGLTSLLAALRAPAVGAVFAQSGSFFQAELDGMEQDFPWFPRIVDQVRAVLGTRHTDHPLVVGLTCGALEENAPNNRAMAAALARAGHTVRHAEVPDLHNYTAWRDALDPHLTDVLRDCWISRG
- a CDS encoding type 1 glutamine amidotransferase domain-containing protein gives rise to the protein MPDTKKILIALTSHEALGDTGRTTGFYLSEAAHPWKVFTEAGFTVDLVSVAGGQPPVDGKDLDDPIQDAFLKDPQVAAKLASTPRAAEVAAADYDAIFYAGGHGVMWDFPQDAALAGLARDIYEAGGVVAAVCHGPAGLVNVTLSDGSHLVDGKAVAGFTNEEEEAVGLTDVVPFLLQSTLEERGAKHSGGADFEAHVVVDGRLATGQNPASATGVAEAVVDLLKA
- a CDS encoding putative quinol monooxygenase — translated: MAGTTPGQVVVIARWLPRPGAESAVTEALPALVRASRAEPGCLGYQALPDPETGGFLLLERYADEAALDEHRASAHFQQLVLGQLVPLLAERDVTVCTTT
- the glgB gene encoding 1,4-alpha-glucan branching protein GlgB; protein product: MTATPPLHPSPVSRHELDQVATGVHHDPHTVLGPHVHQGSVTLRVLRPLASAVTALLPDQARVPLTHEREGVWVAVLPVAEVPDYRLEVNYDDGFTHRQDDPYRFLPTLGEVDLHLIGEGRHEQLWTVLGAHVREYDGPMGHVRGTSFAVWAPNARAIRVVGDFNQWDGATHPMRSMGGSGVWELFIPDVAEGNRYKFEILGSDGHRRVKADPMARATERPPATASVVTSSAYQWGDDAWMKRRASTDPHTGPMSVYEVHLGSWRQGSSYKDLAEHLVNYVKDLGFTHVEFMPVMEHPYGPSWGYQVTGYYAPTSRFGSPDEFRHLVDMLHRNGIGVILDWVPAHFPKDAFALARFDGQALYEHPDPRRGDQPDWGTHVFDFGRPQVRNFLVANALYWLEEFHVDGLRVDAVASMLYLDYSREEGQWSPNVYGGREHLEAVQFLQETNATAYKRVPGVVTIAEESTSWPGVSRPTHLGGLGFGLKWNMGWMHDSLEYMHHEPVHRQYHHHQMTFSLMYAWSENFVLPISHDEVVYGKGSLLRKMPGDRWQQLANLRAYLATMWSHPGKQLVFMGAEFAQEGEWADGRSLDWWLLDQPAHYGVHSLVRDMNALYASRPALWQLDHSPEGFQWIDANDAAGNTFSWLRFGAAEAAGERPVVANIVNFSGAPHHRYRVGLPHPGRWNEVLNTDASGYGGSGVGNLGAVEAEEVPWHGQPYSAVLTLPPLGALWLEPDTSTRKGTR
- a CDS encoding LysR family transcriptional regulator, with translation MDLHLLRTFLAVYRAGTLTGAAAQSGLSQPTVTAHLRALEEQLGQQLFVRLPRGVAPTTVAEELAAQVAAPLDALEAVADRGLASPETWARPVHLAGPAELTAALVLPALAGLVTRGLRLRTSLGLSQDLLDGLPSGRFDLVISTIRPRVRGVTAAPLTDEELVLVAAPSRASRVDRARLAREGPARLAGVPLVAYAEDLPLIRRYWRSVFDARPGGDASVVVPDLRAVMAATEAGAGITVLPRYLCAGQLAAGSLVLLLDPVVPPINTLYLATRAGSGRQPHVDAVREHLLSAARGW
- a CDS encoding co-chaperone YbbN, with translation MTSQPFNAAALRGAVDLSSLARPATPAQGGPAGGAPGGGPARGGDGLRVEATEDSFTAVVNGSVTVPAVVILWSSSMPETAEFADLVESVARASEGRFRMVSVDADASPGLAGALMQAVQVQTVPVALGLVQGQPVPLFAGVQPREQVEAVIGKLLELAVQHGVTGRVEVSEPAPEGEPAQEAPLPPLHQEAYDAIERDDLDAAVAAYEQALLENPADADAKLGLAQVNLMRRTAGADLQAARAAAAAAPEDVAAQTLVADLDVLGGHVEDAFARLVDLVRVTSGDERNAVREHLLELFEVVGTHDERVRKARGALMSALF
- a CDS encoding ATP-grasp domain-containing protein; translated protein: MGSATTHLIGLLLGAEEDWPTAFEALVRRLGVVRDPGGQEHSFATERVTIEPFNLRDTPRQDLVIDRLAHWYYHPREWLKKVALMDDVYLLNSPFTFQAMEKHSAYCALMRLGMHVPETVLVPYKHPVDNVRWAYTSARYNKAFDLDAVAESVGYPLFMKPFDGGAWRGVSMIRDRGDLHRAYDDSGEMLMHLQKAVDGFDVFARALTIGPETMVMNFRPDEPMHNRYAVSHDFLSPAVGAEVRTIAQTVNAFFRWEFNSCEMLVKDGVVYPIDYANACPDVAVTSLHYYFPWAMKALLKWSAFCLVTGRRARTQVDLDPWFVVADDPLLGYEARLVEYQRLADEHFDTVRYQEFCGSALPDVDEMVLEWVQSPDFDTLLASTVRSTYPAHEQEQFLAHFRGLLGMWVKDEDARLAR